The window GGCAGCATTGTTCCTGTGGAGCTGGCCATCTCCTCTTTCCAGTTCAAGGGCGAGTGGTATGCGGTGGGCGCCCTGCGTGACGCCACTGCCCGCAAGCAGGCCGAGTTGGAGTTGAAGCGCAGCGAAGAGACCAGCCGCGCCTTGCTCAACGCACCCACGGAAAGCGCCATGCTTATCCAGCCGGGTGGTACGATTGTAGCGATCAATGAGGTCGGTGCGTTCCGTCTCGGTGGCAACGTGGAAGAGATCACCGGGAAGAATATTTTTGACCTTGTCGAGCCGGAGCTGGCAAATACACGCCGTGGTCATATCCGTCAGGTGCTCCAGACAGGCGAGGGCGTCACGTTCGAAGATATGCGCCGCGGTCGGCGGATGCTCATCAATGCCTATCCGGTCAAGAATCCCGATGGCTCTGTCGACAAGGTGGCCCTGTTTGCCCGAGACGTCACCGAGCAGCGTCAGGCCGAGGCGGCCCTGTTGCATTCCGAGCAGCGTTTCAGGGACGTCAGTGCTGCGGTCGGTGAGTATATCTGGGAGACCGATGCGCAAGGAGTCTTCAAGTTCCTCACCGAGGACGTGGTTGCCGTGCTGGGATACACGGCTGAAGAGTTGCTTGGGAGGGATCCTGAGGCTTTGCTCCCGTCAGAGGATGTCGAGGACTACCATCGCTGGTATGAAGACCTGGCCGCCCGTCATGGTTCTTTCAGCAACGTGGAAGTGCGCAATGTCACCAAGGATGGCACGGTGATCTGGCTTCAGGTCAACGGCGTGCCGTATTTTGGCGAGGATGAAGAATTTCTGGGCTATCGCGGTGCGGCCATGAACATTACGGATCGCAAGCAGGCCGAGGTGGCCCTCAAGGAAAATGAGCGCAAGCTGCGCGCTCTGGCCGAGTCAGCCTACGACGCCATCATCACGGTGGATGATCAGGGCTTGATTACCTTCTGGAATGACTCCGCAGAGATGATGTTTGGCTACACCGAAGAGGAAGCTCTTGGGCAGAATGTGAACACGCTGATCTTGACTCCAGAGGATAGAGAAGGTTCCGAGGCGAGCATGGATACATTTGCTCGCACCGGGGACGGACCTGCCATGGACGCCATTGTCGAGACGCAGGGTATGCGCAAGGATGGTTCCTCCTTCCCCATGGAACGCTCCACCTCCAGTTTTCGACTCGGCGGCCGCTGGTATGCTGTAGCCACCATCCGCGATATCACCGAGCGCAAGCGCACCGAGGCCAAGCTGCGGGAATTGGCCACTACGGACAGTCTCACCGGCCTGTTCAATCGCCGTCGGTTCATGGAATTGTCCGAGCGGGAATTTTCGCGCAGTTCACGTTATGGCCGTTCGCTCGCCATGCTCATGCTGGACATCGATCATTTCAAGAACGTCAACGATACCTACGGTCACGATGTGGGCGATCAGGTACTTCGTTCCCTGTCCGAGATCGCCATCATGGCCTTGCGCAAGGCTGATATTCTTGGCCGTCTCGGTGGCGAAGAGTTTGGCGTGCTTCTCCCTGAAACCGACTTGCCTGCCGCTCAGGAGGTCGCCGAGCGTTTGCGTGTCTCCATTGAGCGCAACGTTATCAACACCTCTGCCGGGCCGCTCAACATCACTGTCTCCATCGGCGTCGGAATTTTCAACGATGCCACCGTCAATACGCAGGAACTCCTCAAGCGGGCGGACATCGCCCTCTATGAAGCGAAGCAGTCCGGTCGCAACCGCGTTGTGGTCGGGTAGTCTCGGCTTCGGATAGCGGCGCATCTGCGGCGTTAAGTGAATTGTAGGCGAGTCTTCGAGCCGTACAAGATCTTATGCCTCAGGTATGCCAGGCTACGAGTGAATACTCGTCGTAGCGCTGCTACGCCTGTGGTTCCCTCGTGCCTGTCGCCTTGCAGCTGCACCACTCTCCGAAGCCTCACCTTGTGAAGCTTCGGAGGTGATAGTAATGAGATTCTCAGAAAATTATTAGTGCCAGACGTTGCTGCTCATGAAGAGAGCGGCGCCGAACAGGGCGATGGCGGCAGCTCCGCAGAGGGAGAGGGCGCCGTATACCCAGTTGAACAGGGAGCGGTTCTTGCCGGACAGCTTGAGGGTCACGTTGCGGGCGGCCACCGCGGCCCAGGCAAAGAGGGTGGTGGTGACGCCCATGCCCACGGCCATGGCGAAGAGGGCGAGCATGCCTGCCCAGAATATGTCCTGACCGATGGCAAAGGCGAGGATGACGGCTGCACCCGGGCAGGGCACAAGGCCGGTCACAAAGGATACCGTGAGCACCCGGCGCATGTTCTGGTCTTCTTCGAGGGATTCGCCGTGTTCGCAAGCTGCCGGAATCAGGCCTCCCTTGATCAGATCGCGGATGGTCTTGCCAAAGAGAAAGAGTCCCATGAGGGCGAGCAGGGCGTAGCTGGCTGGCTGGAGTGCGCGGCTGGCCTCGGCAAATCCGCCCATGCCGGAGGAAAAGACGAGATAGGCTATGCCCACGGCAACGGCGGCCGATCCCATGTGGACAAAGGTGATGGCATTACCCATGACTGCGCCCGTGAAGAGTGAACCGGGGTTGGACAGGAAATAGGAGCAGACAACGCTCTTGCCGTGTCCGGGGCCCACTGCGTGGACCACGCCGTACAGGAAGGACAGGCCGAGGAACATCCAGAGGGCCGAGCCGAACGGGTTGCCGCGAATGTCCATGCCGAAGCCGTTGAGCTTGAGGGTGAGCTGCTTCTGAATGTCGCGCACCATGCCCATGACCCGTTCCATGAGGCTGGGAGCTTCGGCTTCTTCCATGGCGGCCAAGGGGAGGTCCGTGTCCGAGCCGGGTGTGTTGGACAGGGAGAGATGGATCGCCTCGGGTACGATGAATTGCCAATAGGTCTGGTCCTTGGCCGGACGAACCACGTGGCTGACCTGTACCATGCCGTCCACCTCGAAGCCGATGGCATCCTTCATCAGCAGGATGTCCGAGTAATATTCCTTGTCAAAGACAGCCACGCGGCAATCCTTGAGTTGATCAAAGGGCAGATTGAGCGGGACCGTGAAGTCGTAGATCAGGCGGCCTTCGGAAACAGTGGCCTTGAATCCGGTGGTTTCAGTGATGGGAACGCGTTTGCCGCCGGTCTCCACAAAGGTGAAGTAGTCGTAGTTGGCGAGGTAGGCGAAGGCGCCATTGCGAAGTTTTTCCTGCCCCAGGGTGGTGCCCAGTGTCTCGGGCGTCAGTTCCAGGTCTGCCATGATGGCGCTGCTGAAGATCTCATCGAACAGCCAGTGTTGATGCAGGGCCTTGAGGCCTGACTCGTCCACTTTAAAGGTCAGGGTCGCATCGATGTATACGTGCGGGTGAGCCTTGGCCGGGGTTGCCGGGGTGAGCAGGAGTAGCGCCAGAAGGAGCAGGGCAGGAAAGAAAAAAGGGCTTCGCTGTTTGGTCATGCGGTTTTCTATGCTTCCGGGGTCTGCTTGGCAAGTCTGGGCAACGGATTGCAGGAAAATGTCGTGAGGTGATTATTGATGGATGCTTGCTAATTTGATTGTGTTCATCTATATCTTATAGATTGATCAAATAAAATATTGGCGGTCATGAAGAAGCTTATTCCATATATTATGGTGCTCGGCGTACTGGTCTTTTCGGCTGCCACAGCCATGGCCGAGTCGCTGCGTATTACCACTGTCGGCCTGCCCCCGTACGGATACAAGGACAAGGGGGAGTTCGTCGGGATGAGCTATGAAATTGGCAACGCGTTGGCGGAGAAATCCGGTTATGAACCGAACAACAAGCTCGCTCCTCTGGCCCGGGCCGTCAATGATCTCGCCTCCGGCACCACTGATGTGGTCATCATGTTTCCCACACCCAATGTAGAGCGTGTCGCCCATAGCGTTGGCACAGTCATGAATGTGCAATGTGTAGTCTTGGCGCGGTCCGAGACGGTGCTTCGTTCAGAGCGGGACCTCAGAGGCAAGACGCTGGCTTCCGTGCGTGGCGCCCTCTATGACAGTGGTGCATGCAAGCGCAACGGTGTGATTCTCCAGCCGGTGGAGAATTACGAGCAGGGAGTGAAAATGCTCCTTGCCCGGCGGGTGGACGGCGTGATCGGTCCCCGGCTTGGGTTATTGTATACGGTGGAAAAGATGCGCCTGCCCCCAAAGGCGTTTGGCAAGCCGTTTGTCGTGACGACGACCCCGGCGTGTCTGTTTCTTTCAACAAAATCTGATTCGCCCGAAATGCGTGACCGTCTGGCTAAGGCATTGGAAGTCCTTGGCTCGGATGGAACGATTAAAAATATTGTATCAAAATATTCATTATAACGTGGATGACACCGCCGTGAGGATTGTGTAGAAATATCTGGTCCGATTAGTAAAGGTTAGTTCTTCATCGACGTACGTGCACAATTCTCGGAAGGATTAATGAGCCCCGAAAAGCCAAAAGTCCGGCGATCATTTTTCGCCAATCGCAGCCGCTCCATCTCCCGTGACCTGACGGGCAGCTTGGTCGTGATCGTTCTGGTCATTGCCACGGCCATGGGCGGCTATATTTATTGGCAGCAATCCGAGGAGATGTGGGAGACTGCTGAAGAGAAAGGCGAAGACACCATCACTTCGGTGGCCGAAATCTTGGCCGTTCCCATCTGGAACCTCGACTACGACAACGCCCGCCTCATCGGTTCGGTCTACACTCACGACGACATGGTGCAGGGCATCCGTATCTATGGCTCTCGCAACGAGGTCGTTTTTGCCCACGAGAAATTTTCCGGCACCCAGGCTGATTTCAGCAAGGTTCGCTCCATCGTATTTGAAGGGCGCACCATCGGTCGTGCCGAAATAGATTTTACCCTTGCCCGAGACAAGAAACGACTCAACGAGCAGATGTTCGTTTCGAGTATGATTATCGTGGTGGCCATCTCGGTTATTCTCGCCATCACCGGTCTGTTGCTCAGAGTCTTCCTCAACAAACCGCTTCAGGTGCTCCAGCAGGGCATTGCCCGAGTCGCCAAAGGTGACTTCTCCTACGAGTTCGGAGAAGTGTACCATGCGGAGTTATTGGAGATTGCCAAGCGGTTCCGGCGCATGTCCGCCGAGATTGAGGCCCGTGAGAAGAAACTGCAGGCCATGAACAAGACGCTTCAGGAAGCCGAGGAAAAATACCGCGGCATCTTTGAGAACGCCATTGAAGGTATTTTCCAGGCCACGCCCGACGGTGTGCTGCGCCGCGCCAACCCGGCCATGGCCCGTATCTTTGGCTACGACTCCCTCGATGAGTTCCTTTCCAACGTCCGCTCTCTCGGTTCCCGCATTATGGTCAATCCCGATTCCATGCAGGACTTCTATCAGCAGGTGCGTGACCGCGGCGAGGTCAAGCGTTTCGAGGCCGAGTACTACCGCCGCGACGGCAAGACCATCTGGGGTTCCCTCAACGCCCGCGCCATTTACGGTGAGACCAGTGAGCTGGTGTTCATCGAAGGTATTCTCGAGGATATCACCGATCGTAAGAAAGCTGAGCAGGATCTGGCTGACCTGAACCGTCATCTGGAGCAGCTCGTCCGTGATCGTACCGAGGATCTGGTCAACAAGGCCCGTGAGCTCGAAGAAGCGAACCAGCGATTGCGTGAGCTTGACGAGATGAAGTCCGCCTTCCTCTCCTCAGTCTCTCACGAGCTGCGTACGCCGCTGACCTCCATTCTCGGTTTCTCCAAGTTGCTGCACAAGGAATTTGCCCGCAACTTCCTGCCCCTTGCCGCGGACCAGAAGCCGCTGCTCAAGCGTGGTGAGCGCATTCAGGAGAATCTCTCCATCATCAGTCATGAAGGCGAGCGTCTGACCCGTCTCATCAACGACGTGCTGGATCTCAACAAGATCGAATCCGGGCGTATGGGCTGGCGTGACGAGCGCATCAATCTGACCGAGATCATCGAGTTCGCCGTGCAGGCTGTTACCGGTATGTTCTCTCAGAATCCTGACGTTGACCTCGTCACTGAGATCGATCCGACGCTCCCGACTATTTTGGCCGACCCCGACCGCATGCAGCAGGTGCTCATCAATCTGCTCAACAATGCGGCCAAGTTTACCGAAGAGGGAACCGTCACGGTCCGTGCCTTCCCCCGTTTCGGGCAGGTGCGCGTCGAGGTCCAGGATACCGGTATGGGTATTCTCCCCGAAGATCAGGCTCAGATTTTCGAGAAGTTCCATCAGACCCGCACCGACACCATGGAAGACAAGCCCAAGGGTACCGGTCTCGGACTCACCATCTGCCGCGAGATTATCGAACACTACGGTGGCCGCATCTGGGTCGAGTCCGAAGGCGATCACGGGTCCACCTTCATCTTCACCCTGCCAGTCTCCCAGTAAGCGCAGGAATACGACGATTCAAAAGGCTCTCCAAAACGGAGGGCCTTTTTTTGTGCCTCCGGCGGCGCCTGCCAGCGGGGCCTCCTCGCCGGAGGGGCGTCTCCGACGGGCAGGACGCTGTCCTGCACCTGCCAAAGGCCGAGGGCCTTTGGAATCCCATTTCTCACTTCGTTCGGGGTGCGCGTTAGTATGAGGTGTCGCAGGCTCTCAGCTTCGTTCGTTCCTGCCGTGGCCGGTAATGCCGTTTGATGGATAAATGCGAGTGCGAGTTTGTGATGCTTCTCGGAACAACTTCCGCGCACTTCTCCACCAAGCGGCAGGATGCTTTTATTTGGGTGTTGAAACTCGGCAAATCTTCTTCTTATCCATGCTGATCTTTTTCAACTGACAGATGGAGTAAAAGATAGAGCCTGTTAGGCTCCTTCGCCCGCGCGGATGCGCCGATAAAAAGTTTAGGAAGGGAGAGAGGGGTTGGGGGGATCCAAGGGGGGAAGGGGAGAGAGGGACAACCATTTTCAAATGGTTTCCCTCTCTCCCCTTCCCCCCTTGGCCGCCGGAGGCGAAAAAAAACAAAAATCCGGGCAGGACCATTTGGTCCTGCCCGGATTTTGCCGATGCGAGTCTCGTTTTGCCTTTACAGGGTGGGATCCATGGCTGAGGTCAGGAGCCGGGCGATGTCGTGGACATCGGCGCGGTACTTGCCTGAGCGCACTTCCTCCTTGAGGCGGGCGATCTTGCTTGCGCGGTCATTTTCTTCGTGCCTGATGCCCCTTTCGGACTTGGTGGCGTCGAATTCATCGAACACGCGTTCGGTTTCTATATCCGCCGCACTTACGGCACGGCGTTTCTCATAACCCTTCATTAACCCCTCCCTGGGTTATTGAAGTCAGTGGGAAGGATCTCCCAATCCTCCCCTGTCTCTCCCCATCCCGTTGCGGCAGCCTCCGTCCGCGTCCCTGCAGACAGCTTCTCCCGCAACCCGGGATGCGTGCGAACACTGAGTCCATCACTCGGTGCATCCGTTCGCGGTTGAACTACTTATCGGACGGTTCGGCAGGAATAGTTAGGCCTAAAGTCGCTTTTTCCCGAAATAGTTTTATCTGCAATATCAGCGCGTTGATATTTTACGATGAGAGAGGGTGGAGGAAAAAAGGTGCAGATTTATTGTGGAGCTAAAATACGTCATCCCCATGACAAGTCAGGGGAAAACGAGTTATAAGGCGTTCATGCCGGATATCCATCGCGTCTGCCTCATAGATACCAACCCGCTCATCGCTGCTGCCTTTGAAGAGGCGGGGTGCGAGGTCCTTCGTATTTCAACAGGTCAGACCCGTTTCTTTAACCTGCCTCCTGTGCTGGAGGAAAATGGTTTTGTGCCGGACATGCTCGTCCAGACCGAGACGCTGGCCAACCGGTCGCTGGTGGTCGGGCTGGATACGCTGGATTGCCCGACACTGTTCTGGGCCATGGACCCGCACCTGAACGCGTATTGGCACAGCGCATACGCCAACCTGTTCGATGTAACCTGTTCCACGCAGCGGAAGCTGTTGCCTCGTTTACGGGAGCAGGGTGCAGAGGACGTGCGCTGGTTGCCCATGTGCGGCCGTGAGCGCGGCTGGAAGGATATGGCGGACAGAGCGCACGACATTACATTTGTGGGGCGTGTCTCTGCTCATCGTCCGGCGCGTAAGTGGATGATTGAACTCCTTCGCTCCCATGGCGAGCAATATGACGTGGCGCTTGAGCACAGCCTGACCTATGGCGACATGCTCAATTTGTATGAGGACTCCCGTCTCGTTCCCAATGAATCCATCTTTGGTGAAGTCAATTTCCGTTTGTTCGAAGGGGCGTCCTGCGGCTGCCTCGTGCTGAGCCAGAATCTGGGAGATGAACAGGAAGCACTGTTTGAGCCGGGGCGTGAGTTCGATACCTATTCCGACGTGGTGGAACTGGATGACAAACTGCGCAGGTATCTCAAGAATCCGCGGTTGATGCAGACCATGGGCAGGGCTGCCCGTGAGCGGGTGTTGGCCGACCATCTTCCGAAGAACCGGGCGCAGAGTATGCTGGAGTTCGCGGCCGATGCGTCCCGTCGAAGGGCTACTGGCCCTGATGCCGAGAAGTGGCTCGCTCTGACCGCTGCCGCCATGTGGGAATCAGGGTTGTTGCCCATCCCCATGGGGGAACTGTTGGAGCGGCTCAAAAAGCTTGAGCAGGGGCCGGAAGTGGCTGCGGCGTTGCTGCAGGTGCAGACCCGCGCAGGCATGGACAAGGTCATGAAGGATAACCTGACGACCATCCTTGCCGCCGACTACTATGCGGATTCTCCGGTTCTCAACATGGCGGGCTCCATGGCCTCACTGGCAGTGGAGCATTGGGACGGCGCCAAGGCATTCTGGTATCGCCACCTCAAGACCCTGTCGGGGCGCGATCCGCAACCGCCCACTGAACCGTGGCAACTGCTGACGTTGTGGGCCAAGGACCTCAAGCGCCGGGATCAGATCATTCGGGCGGGCTTCCCCTATGACCCGAATGCCCATCTCCCCAAGGTGGCCACGGACTGCCTCATGCTTATTCTCAAGGATATGCCGGAACATCTGCCGACCCTCAGGCTGCTCGACACCATGCTTCGCCCTGTGGTGGGACTGGAGCAGGCCCGTGTGGGGTATCTGTCCATCCTCACCCTGCATGAGCGCAATGACTGGCGACTCGCCTTTGAGATTGCATTGGCCAACCTCAAGTCCTACCGCCTCAAGTCCGGAATGGAGGAACTGCACGTGGCCCGCGAGATCGCTCGCCAGCAGGGACAGGAAGCAATGTTCGCCAAGGCATTGGCTGCTCGAGATGAGAGCGGTCTGCTCGCTGCCCGATTGGGCTAGACTTTTCTATATCCCAAAAAAAGCAACCCGGCTGACGTGTGATCGACAGCCGGGTTGCTTTTCTCCTTTGGGCAATGATTAGAGCTTGGACTTGAGTACGATGTCCGTGATGGGACCGCGGGAACGATCGCCCTTGAGGACCATGTGGGCGTAGTTTTTGTAGCCCTTGAGCTTGCGCACGGTCCAGTTGAGACCGTTGTTCGCTTCGTTGAGGTAGGGGTTGTCCACCTGTCGGGTGTCGCCGAGGCAAATGCACTTGACGCCTTCGCCCATGCGGGTGAGCAGGGCGCGGGTCTCGCCGCGTGACAGGTTCTGCATCTCGTCTACAATAACCACGGCATTTTCGATATTCATGCCGCGGATGAAGGCCACGGGCTGGACTTCGAACCTTTTGGGGTTGAGCTTGAGGTTGTCGCTTTCCGGGTCTGCCCAGATGCGGTTGCAGGGGCGGATGTCGTGCAGCTTGATGAGCAGGTCCTGAATGTACTTGACGTACGGCAGCATCTTTTCCTCGATGTCGCCGGGCAGGTAGCCCATCTTGGCGCCGATCTCCACCACCGGCTTGACCAGATAGATCTTGCGGTAGGGGTTGTCCTTGCGCTCCAGCATGAGATAGAGGGCCGCGGCCAATGACAGGAAGGTCTTGCCGTAGCCTGCCTCGGACTGGATGGACACCAGATCGATACCCTCCTGCAGCATGAGCTCCAGGGCAAGGTTCTGGTATATGCTTCTCGGCTTCACCCCCCATATCTCATGGGAGTAGCCGATGGCTTTGGGGCCTTCCGGACCAAAGAAGACCGGAGTGCCCGATTCCCAGCGGAAGCAGTTGTGAACAAGGTCGTCTTCATCATCCACGAATCCCGTGTAGCGCTGCGATTCTGACCGGAACGGGTCGGAGTCGCGATATTCCTCACTGGGAATGCCGAAGCACTTGGCCTTGATCTGCAGGATGCGGTCATTGGTGATGAGCACCGCGTCTTCGTGGCCGAAGTGAAGGGTTTCCTTGAGGATGCGATCGTCCATGACCGGATCGGTCAGGGTCTCCGCATAGTTGGGTGGGAAGATGTGGACGTCTTCGTCGTTGAGGATGGCGCGAACGGCCTGAGAGACGATGTGGCCGATGCGCGGGTCTTTTTTCAGTCCGTCCAGTTCGGTCAGGACTGTGTAAGGAATGTAGATCTGGTTTTCCACCCCGTTTCTCAGGGCGGTGATGCATTTCGGGTTTTCAATAAGGACGTTGGTATCGAGGACAAAGTGCTTTTGGGCCATAATCCCCCGTCCGGGTGTTGAAGTTGATTGCCTGGCATCTCCGATATTCAGCCTTGCGGCGGGAATCAGCGAATCAATCTCATTGGCACCTCCATGCAGGTTCCGGGCTTTTTCAACCCTTAATAGAACCATGAACAGTTTTCACGAAAAAGTCTAGATGTGATCTTGCCCCACGGCCGTATTGGCGTCATGTCAGCCAGGTGACGAAGTCGGGCGATCGTGAAATCGAGGAAACGGGCATACGTCAATTGCTATTATAACCTGCTTTACGCAGAAGGCCGGGGTGGTGTATTCTTGAGTTTCAAAAGTGCCATTCACTAGGGGAGAGTTACATGGCTGAGACTGTTCAAGGCATCATCTTCGTTCTGACCGATACACCCGCCATATATGGTTCCGAGATGGATCGCGGCGGCGTGCCGCCCGTATTCGTGCGCGATATCGATACACTTATCACCCGTCTGGCCGACGTCACCGTGGCCGGCATGGTGCTCGAAATTTCCAAGGTCATGAAGGCCGAGCGGAAAGACCGTGACCGGCTGTTCAGCTACTCCGGCACATTCCCTGTGCTGCGGACCAAGATAAACGCCCGTCACGGATACCCGATTTTTCTTGATTCCAAGGATAGCTTTTTCGCCAACCTTGAGGCCGTTGAAGGCAAACGAAGGCGTAGCCATGAACGCAAAAAGGTGACGCTGAGTTGCTCATTTTCCAGCGAAGACGATCCCAGTATGGCTCAGCCCATGGAAGCCACCATTCGGGATATCTCTTCTGGTGGGTGCTTCATCAGTACCGATCAGTTGCCCGACGGACAGCCCTTTCTTCATGTGTGCATCCCTGAGCTGGGCTGCAACCGTCCCATTTTTTCCAGTGTTCGCTGGACGCGCTGTGAAGGGGACGACAAAAAGCACTGTGGCATGGGTGTCTTTTTCATCGACATCGGTGATGAACAGGTCAAGGCCATCGAGGAATATCAGCCGTAACCCTGTCGCGTCATAGTTGGCGCCATTCCTGCGAAAACGTTACGCATCTCCTGTTGTTCCCACGCGTTAGATGGGGTAGGGTGCTGTTGTTTGATGTTTCAACAGCTCCAAGGAGATGGAAACTTGTTTTCCTTACGCACCATTATCCCGATCATAGCGGGACTTCTCATATTGTCCTGGACAGCCGTGGCTCCGGCCGCTTCCGAAGGCTTTTCCACCGGCTCCGGCCCCAAGATGTTCCAGCCCATGGAAACCTCTGCGTTTCCATCCCTTGAGTCGGCCATCCGAATCAAGGGGCCGATCACCTTTTGCGGCGAGTTCGTGCCTATTCATCTGCCCGAGGTGCGCGAGCGATTGGAAAAGGAATTGTTGCTCATGCTGTGGGACCGGGCACAGATCATTCTGTGGCTCAAACGGACTGGACGTTACTTCCCCTACATTCAGACTGCTCTCGACGCAGCGCGTATGCCGTCGGACCTGAAATACGTGGCGGTCATCGAATCCGCCCTCAAACCGCATGCCGGGTCCAGCAAAGGGGCGCGCGGTGTCTGGCAGTTCATCCCCGCTACCGGGCGCAAGTACGGGCTGACCGTAAACCGCTATATCGACGAGCGCCGCAACTTCCGTCTGGCCACCAAGGCTG of the Pseudodesulfovibrio sp. zrk46 genome contains:
- a CDS encoding PAS domain-containing sensor histidine kinase, with protein sequence MSPEKPKVRRSFFANRSRSISRDLTGSLVVIVLVIATAMGGYIYWQQSEEMWETAEEKGEDTITSVAEILAVPIWNLDYDNARLIGSVYTHDDMVQGIRIYGSRNEVVFAHEKFSGTQADFSKVRSIVFEGRTIGRAEIDFTLARDKKRLNEQMFVSSMIIVVAISVILAITGLLLRVFLNKPLQVLQQGIARVAKGDFSYEFGEVYHAELLEIAKRFRRMSAEIEAREKKLQAMNKTLQEAEEKYRGIFENAIEGIFQATPDGVLRRANPAMARIFGYDSLDEFLSNVRSLGSRIMVNPDSMQDFYQQVRDRGEVKRFEAEYYRRDGKTIWGSLNARAIYGETSELVFIEGILEDITDRKKAEQDLADLNRHLEQLVRDRTEDLVNKARELEEANQRLRELDEMKSAFLSSVSHELRTPLTSILGFSKLLHKEFARNFLPLAADQKPLLKRGERIQENLSIISHEGERLTRLINDVLDLNKIESGRMGWRDERINLTEIIEFAVQAVTGMFSQNPDVDLVTEIDPTLPTILADPDRMQQVLINLLNNAAKFTEEGTVTVRAFPRFGQVRVEVQDTGMGILPEDQAQIFEKFHQTRTDTMEDKPKGTGLGLTICREIIEHYGGRIWVESEGDHGSTFIFTLPVSQ
- a CDS encoding transporter substrate-binding domain-containing protein, yielding MKKLIPYIMVLGVLVFSAATAMAESLRITTVGLPPYGYKDKGEFVGMSYEIGNALAEKSGYEPNNKLAPLARAVNDLASGTTDVVIMFPTPNVERVAHSVGTVMNVQCVVLARSETVLRSERDLRGKTLASVRGALYDSGACKRNGVILQPVENYEQGVKMLLARRVDGVIGPRLGLLYTVEKMRLPPKAFGKPFVVTTTPACLFLSTKSDSPEMRDRLAKALEVLGSDGTIKNIVSKYSL
- a CDS encoding flagellar biosynthesis anti-sigma factor FlgM, encoding MKGYEKRRAVSAADIETERVFDEFDATKSERGIRHEENDRASKIARLKEEVRSGKYRADVHDIARLLTSAMDPTL
- a CDS encoding glycosyltransferase, with the translated sequence MPDIHRVCLIDTNPLIAAAFEEAGCEVLRISTGQTRFFNLPPVLEENGFVPDMLVQTETLANRSLVVGLDTLDCPTLFWAMDPHLNAYWHSAYANLFDVTCSTQRKLLPRLREQGAEDVRWLPMCGRERGWKDMADRAHDITFVGRVSAHRPARKWMIELLRSHGEQYDVALEHSLTYGDMLNLYEDSRLVPNESIFGEVNFRLFEGASCGCLVLSQNLGDEQEALFEPGREFDTYSDVVELDDKLRRYLKNPRLMQTMGRAARERVLADHLPKNRAQSMLEFAADASRRRATGPDAEKWLALTAAAMWESGLLPIPMGELLERLKKLEQGPEVAAALLQVQTRAGMDKVMKDNLTTILAADYYADSPVLNMAGSMASLAVEHWDGAKAFWYRHLKTLSGRDPQPPTEPWQLLTLWAKDLKRRDQIIRAGFPYDPNAHLPKVATDCLMLILKDMPEHLPTLRLLDTMLRPVVGLEQARVGYLSILTLHERNDWRLAFEIALANLKSYRLKSGMEELHVAREIARQQGQEAMFAKALAARDESGLLAARLG
- a CDS encoding DUF1007 family protein, translating into MTKQRSPFFFPALLLLALLLLTPATPAKAHPHVYIDATLTFKVDESGLKALHQHWLFDEIFSSAIMADLELTPETLGTTLGQEKLRNGAFAYLANYDYFTFVETGGKRVPITETTGFKATVSEGRLIYDFTVPLNLPFDQLKDCRVAVFDKEYYSDILLMKDAIGFEVDGMVQVSHVVRPAKDQTYWQFIVPEAIHLSLSNTPGSDTDLPLAAMEEAEAPSLMERVMGMVRDIQKQLTLKLNGFGMDIRGNPFGSALWMFLGLSFLYGVVHAVGPGHGKSVVCSYFLSNPGSLFTGAVMGNAITFVHMGSAAVAVGIAYLVFSSGMGGFAEASRALQPASYALLALMGLFLFGKTIRDLIKGGLIPAACEHGESLEEDQNMRRVLTVSFVTGLVPCPGAAVILAFAIGQDIFWAGMLALFAMAVGMGVTTTLFAWAAVAARNVTLKLSGKNRSLFNWVYGALSLCGAAAIALFGAALFMSSNVWH
- a CDS encoding PAS domain S-box protein, giving the protein MPKTIREFLKLFGPLALGILVVSTWFIYNRNQSHLEVAGSRQKTLVGIVATTVERGMVRHAHDASFLARLVARHLEEDPSYVHIEEAFSDFARSRSDYFVIRYIDNSGDEQVRVDKSYAGPVISPRDKLQHKGGRYYFQETMRAGKNDVYISRFDLNIEHDQIEEPLRPTLRFGSPVFDSDGKRMGIVVINYEGSMLLDQLSMHANKADGSVMLCNGEGYWMLGPSKEDEWGHMLGDDDGPSMAKRYPAAWRVIQANDKTQLTNEYGLFTSATVNIIPGVILIGDSPPNIPDTKRWKIVTLVAPDLLVVPWKDLYITLVSLCLFFLALGCWYLADNRVHQAEVEAWLRENEERTMAISDSSQDAIIMIDAKGLITHWNPAAKRLFGYSEDEALGRDAHELLAPEMYRERVVKGLWKFSKDGSGHVVGKVLELEGVRKDGSIVPVELAISSFQFKGEWYAVGALRDATARKQAELELKRSEETSRALLNAPTESAMLIQPGGTIVAINEVGAFRLGGNVEEITGKNIFDLVEPELANTRRGHIRQVLQTGEGVTFEDMRRGRRMLINAYPVKNPDGSVDKVALFARDVTEQRQAEAALLHSEQRFRDVSAAVGEYIWETDAQGVFKFLTEDVVAVLGYTAEELLGRDPEALLPSEDVEDYHRWYEDLAARHGSFSNVEVRNVTKDGTVIWLQVNGVPYFGEDEEFLGYRGAAMNITDRKQAEVALKENERKLRALAESAYDAIITVDDQGLITFWNDSAEMMFGYTEEEALGQNVNTLILTPEDREGSEASMDTFARTGDGPAMDAIVETQGMRKDGSSFPMERSTSSFRLGGRWYAVATIRDITERKRTEAKLRELATTDSLTGLFNRRRFMELSEREFSRSSRYGRSLAMLMLDIDHFKNVNDTYGHDVGDQVLRSLSEIAIMALRKADILGRLGGEEFGVLLPETDLPAAQEVAERLRVSIERNVINTSAGPLNITVSIGVGIFNDATVNTQELLKRADIALYEAKQSGRNRVVVG
- a CDS encoding PhoH family protein, with protein sequence MAQKHFVLDTNVLIENPKCITALRNGVENQIYIPYTVLTELDGLKKDPRIGHIVSQAVRAILNDEDVHIFPPNYAETLTDPVMDDRILKETLHFGHEDAVLITNDRILQIKAKCFGIPSEEYRDSDPFRSESQRYTGFVDDEDDLVHNCFRWESGTPVFFGPEGPKAIGYSHEIWGVKPRSIYQNLALELMLQEGIDLVSIQSEAGYGKTFLSLAAALYLMLERKDNPYRKIYLVKPVVEIGAKMGYLPGDIEEKMLPYVKYIQDLLIKLHDIRPCNRIWADPESDNLKLNPKRFEVQPVAFIRGMNIENAVVIVDEMQNLSRGETRALLTRMGEGVKCICLGDTRQVDNPYLNEANNGLNWTVRKLKGYKNYAHMVLKGDRSRGPITDIVLKSKL